The following DNA comes from Acipenser ruthenus chromosome 47, fAciRut3.2 maternal haplotype, whole genome shotgun sequence.
AGCCCCTTCTTGTCTTGTGGCTCATCTTTTGGTTTCCCACACCCTCTTGGTCTGCCTTGGGTAACACAAGTCCAAGAGTAGTGCGAATTGGGGGCTGTGAATCTAGCCGTAGAAGTTCCCCCATTCACTTCCagtgtaacacaggaagtgaatttataGTGTGGTAGAAGGTAAACAGTTGCATGCGACATACAACATGCGAGAGCAATTGGCTAATGAGGCAATTATTGGTTATTGTAGCTAAAACAGCATAACAGCAAGTGACAAAACCAgtgtaaaaaaaacagtgtaacgAAACCTAGCTTTACATAGAAAAATGAAAGTGGAGGCTCTTTATGAAATCAACTGGGTATCCCTAATTTTATAAAGACTAATACATTCTGATTTAGATGTTTAGAATTGGTTTCCCCCAGTAAATCTTCACAGAGTGACTTGAATCTGAAGGTGAATCCCTTGTAATACCCCATTATACAGTGCAGTTCTATAACTAGGGATACCCAAGAACGACTTGCTACATTAAAAGACTATATTCTGTGTTTGTGGTTCTCCTTCATAACCTGAGGTTTCTGttgtgtgatgtattttttttgtttttcaattcagatCAGTATTTTTGGTAAAATTGCAGGTTAAGTGTAGTGAGCGTTATAATGCGTTTTCAAAAAACTTGCGGAAAGTgaggttaaaaaaataactaaataaaacaactgaaattaaACGCTTGTGAAAATATCTGTTAAAATTATCAAATAGTCTTTGCGGAATTTCAGGGGTTACCTGCTACAAAAGCTCCTAGACCAAGTTTACAAACGTGTCTGTACACCAATTGAAGGAAGACAATTTCAATAGAATTCCTTTTTCTCTTCCACTGTTCACAGCCTGATGTGCCATCATTGACCAAAACCATCGCTGTGCCTGTCGTGACACCATCACGAGACATCAAGCACGCTGGTGTCATCTTCTTCAAGGATTAACAAGAACAAGTAGCTTGTATTTGTTGGTCATTaggaagaaaaataaatcctACATTTAAGGAGTTCCAAATGAACAATTCCAGTGCAAGGCTACTGTTACAGACGGGatcctttttctttttgcaaagcTGTAAATGAAAACGTGCATGTGTTATGTTCCCAGCGGAAGATACATAACATTTCCTTCTTTGTCTACTAAATAGTCCTTTTCCTCCACGCTCATTGCTCGAGTCTCTGCCTCTGGCACATTCATACTGCCACATCTGGCTAACGTTCTGCGTGCCGGGTTGTGGTTATCGACGTTCATCATGGCTTTTGCACAGGCCGTGATGCTGTCCTGAGCTGTGGCAGCCCCCGGGATTCCTTCTCCACTCTCCGAGTTGTCTGTGACGGGCGTCCTGGAGTCGCTGGTCTCCTCGTCCACGGGACTCTCCATGTCGTCCTGCTCTGTGTcggactcctcctcctcctccagcgtCAGCTCAAACTGGAACTTCTCCCCGGCCGCTcccccctccttctccctctcctggggaggaggtgaggggctGTGCGTGATCATGCTCTGGTACCACTCCCGGTTGTCCTCTAGCGCGTCCAGAATATCCTGGGCGTCGGGGTGCACCAGGTCAGCCCAGGTCTCCCACAGCGGGTGCACGATGTAATCGATGAAGCCCACCTGGAACAGGACAAGGACAAGGGCTCAAACTAGGGATGGGCATGCCCCTATATTTTAATAATCGAGTACACGCAATTTACTAAAAGATTACACTATTATACTTTACATCAACATGCCACTGGTTAAAAATAATGCTTGCATAATACCAAAATTGAGGCATACGTACAAAACATAACTATTGCGGTACTTTTTGGCAATGCTTCAATAAAGTAGCTCTTTTTATTAACAGGACGtgtaatacaagtacagtatgcaTAAAACCCAACTTCTGCATCATTTCCGAACAGCAATTAAAGGCAACATAAGAACGTACAGACTATAATGAATGAATACATGATGTCTTCATTGGACATCTATGAAATATAAATACCTGTTTCCATGAAGCAGCATATCATATTAAACATGGTACATACCTCCCGGTCTTGGTATACGTTCTGCTACATGAAGCTTAATAAATAATGCAGTACAGAGCAGACGTTAAACCATTGAATGTCATTAACTAAACATCAACAATGCTGATAGTCAATTAATCTTTAGCACTCATTTCAACCATTTGGTCTGTTATTCGCTTCTTTTGTGGAGTGCATTTGGTGGAGCAAGCTGTAATGGTTTGGTGTGGTTTACCCGTGCTTCTGCTGCTTCTGCAGGCATACTCTAAAGCCCTTTCAcattggcatgctctacctgggtcggaacctacccgggtcaggacctggtgtcatgcgtgatttcacactgcttttgataaagcagggttgacctgggtgactgacgcaagtgcacaatacgcgtatcaatgccccggaagcagcttgttactgacgcttccatccaagcttctctggattgacccgtcggcccaaatgttgattagagcaaatctTTCTTCATCCttgctgcagtctggctcatggtgGGTCTCagtcaacagaaatatggctaaacagaaatgttccttgcgtaAGTGAAACCTTcccgcaggcgtggctgtttgttactgtgTAGGCTTACGAACGGCCGTCAAGCAGTTTGTCTTGCGCAACCTGGATCAAAGCTTGTCAACCCACATCcagaggtgggtcgctgggacccgggttaacacaggtacgtggtttcacactacacgggtAGGCAGAacctgggtcaggacccgggtaggagtgccagtgtgaaaggggcttcagCCTCACAGTGAACAGAGCCATTAACCACACTAAGCCTGCTGCTGCAGTCCAGCGTattactataaataaatattaaataaatctgtatttctTTCTATGGCTCTAAATTACTGAAGCTCCTGACAGATACAAAAAAACCCAGCCGTTCTTAAAAGTGCCGGGTGATACCAATACTGTAACTATGGGTTACAGAGGTGGTTGGAATTGCACGTACTAAAACTAGATTTcattattcaatttaattaatacaagagACTACAAAATAgagatattttacaaaaaaagagaTATCATACAATGCGGTATTGTCGGCGGTCatggtatatttatttatacttaaACCGCTGTGGTTAATATTAGTAAACGAGCCGATAGCAAGCGGAACATGAACGAGATTGCACCCACGTAAGTTTAtgacttgaaaaaataaaataaaaaagaattttATTTGGGGGTCATTTTACCAAATGAGACACTAAAACATACAAATTCACAGTTTGCCATGAATGACGGAGTTACATGAACAGCACAGGGATAATAATAACCACCTGCGATACAAGCATGTATCCACATACCTGCAGAGAGAGGCCCAGCCGCAAGCCTCGGGCTCCACTGACTGAGAGACTGAGAGCGTGCCTTGCACAGGCAGCAGAAACCAGTAAATCACAAAGAAACATTTCAGCTTGCTACatcaaatgcatagtataatataAGTATAATAGTGTAATCGTTTAGTAAGTTACGTGCACACGATCATTAAAATATATGGAAATCCCATCCCTGTATTTACCAATTCAAACCAGAAGGGAATGTTAAGAGAAGTCCTCTCTAACTCAACATTATGAAGCCTCCCCAGCCTCTGGTACCTGCGACTTCTCGATGGAGGCATTGTGCTTGTCACACATGGGGCTGATCTCCATGTCCTTGTCGCGCTCGCGGTCCCCCTGTGTGAAGAACTCCACCATGATACGGTCTGTCCACTGCCGGTACAGCTGCAGAGGCTTGGTGGGGTTGCTGAGGTCAGCGCAGTGCACTATGTTCTGAAGAACCTACAGCAAGACAGGCACACAGGGGCACAGGGCAGGATTTTGAGCATTACAGCTTATAGAACCCAGTTCTCAAAGCTTACACCAGCCTTGAACCCAGTTATGGGTTTCAGAACTTCTCTGGTTTAggtttgtattgaaaaaaaattgaacaatcaggcccctggtAATTCTACTCTAAACTTATCACACATGAGTCTGAAGCATTACCAGTTATTCAACTTAactgaaggtagttctgaaacccaggactgggtgcaaggCTTGTGAGTTTCAGGTCATAAAAAACATGCTAATAATGTTGTCAGTCCCTCTGgtttgcatcaaccacctatctgcAGTTAAGAGGGGTGTGCAATACAGCTAGATTCaatggtgctgtaaaatgctctaaaaaatgcAGCTGTAGCAAATCCCCACAGGGTATAATTTGATAAAATCAAACcctaagtaactttacagaaagactgtCCAAGACTAGCTAATGAAACAGTTGCAGAGTCTAACAGCTCTTCTGTTTGGAGTGCAGTTATTTTTGCTATCCTACTCGAGCGCTGTGCAGTTTAGAGTGGAGTTAGACATGTATACTGCGTAGTGTTGAGACCCCAGATCAGGTGCCCCCCCTGTAAGGTACCCCCCAGTTAGTACCTGTATTCGGTCGGAGTAGTTATCCAGCAGCAGGACCCCTAAACTCGTCACTTTCTTGGTCTCCACCATAGTTTTCAAATCAGCCAGCAGGTTCATGTGCTTTGACATGTCTGTCGCCAGTACCTGGCAGTGAGAAAGACACATGCTGTCAGCTGCTTTCCAAGAACATGAATGCAGAAACATATTTGACTGTCAAGACTGGTTCAATATTCCATGCAATACCAGTTACTATTGCAGAAACCCCTTTTTGTGAAAATGGTATTTTCCAACTAAACTAGGCGTTCTTTTGTGATGTAGGATAAAATTTCCTTTAAATAAGGGGAAATCTGTGAATGACCAGTATTTCTGGAGTAGTTTCTGGAGAGGCATAGTGTTAAGATCATAGCTTGATAATGGAGCAGTGCATAAACCTACATGTAGATATTCAGGATGAAGAGGATATGGATTCTATTAGAAATAACAGAGATATGATTTAAGGACTTACATAAGCAAACATGTTGGTATACAAATTGCAGAACAAAAAGCATCAATTGCATAATTGCTATTGATATCTTGCCAATTTTGGAAGCAGGGATGTTTATCTATTCAGGGCTATCAAGAAATTTACTACTAAAAGTAAGTGAAATGGGTAACCAATGCAATTTTGTTATGGGCCAGGCTACATTGTCAAGGTGGAGTGATCTACGTGCGtccagtgctgaatttagaaatgctaaaagaaacataCATTCATTTTCTGAACcacaaagacattgaaaaagacttctaatcCCAATAGTTTGTCGTTGAAGTCTCTTTTAGTGTTTATTATTGTGCACTATTGAGTGTTGAATCGTTCTGGACGTGTGTCCAGTGCTCCAGTGCTCCAGTGCTCGTTCTCACCATGTCGATGACCATCTTCCGGAGCGACTGCCTCTGCTTCTTGCTCAGGTTCTGGAAGACGTCACAGTTCTCCTCATGCAGCAGCTTGAAGCCCACGGCCAGGTGATGATTCTCCAGCACTGAGGAGTCGTTGTACATCAGGGCCAGCTCCGAGTCTGAGCAAGAAGGGAGGGAAATTAGGGAAAAGCAGAATGAAACACAAGACAACTGCACTGTGGAGCTCCAGGGCTAATAAAGCCCAGTGGCCACTGATCAGTGCAGTACGGTTTTGAGTTAGAAGTATATCAAGCAATTAACAGCTGTATCAAATCTAATTTCCTAGCCTGTTTCAACATCCCGCTGAAAAGTCCAGCTATCTGTAAGCAACAACAGGAGTAGGGAAATGGTTCACAAGGTTACTGGTTTCTTAATGGATTCCTAgctgatatactgtataaaacgTCTGCAACCCAGACAGCAGTTTGAGAGGGTGGACAACAATTTATATGAAGTGATATTTCTTCTATATATCACTACTGCAGAACAGTCCATTTGAAACTTTGTGATGTCAAAGCAGGGAACTTTTTAATGGAGCCAGGATGCAATTCAGTTccgactatttaaaaaaaaaaaaaaaaaaattaaaagcattgAAAAAAACCTGCAAATTGGTCACTGGCAGAAGATGCCCACAGTGTGGGTGAATGGAGGACAGGAGCTGGACACCCTTCTCGCAAACATGTCGAGGCCCATTCTACTGAAAGAACTGCTGTTCTATTATTAGAAGCTATTATATTGGACTCAGTTGCCCACATATAACCATTAATAGAGCTCTGGGGGTTTTTACCAGCATGTTAGTCTTCTGTTCCCTGCCTGTGAGTCGCTTAGGCTAATTATCCCATTGAGAGACACACACCACCCCAGACCTGCTTGTAAACAATGGCTCTTGAGTGAATGTCAGGTTGGCCTGTGTGTGAACAGCAGCTTGGATacaaattatatacaaaaaaaacaatgaccaGATCATGGGGTCTCTTTTTGGATTACAGAGCTGAAGAGTGGTGCTGTTCAGATCCGTCACTGCTTAGATCTTTAAAATAGAGCCCTTTACCGTTAATTCAATAAAGAACAGAGGAGAATGCAATGTGTGCATGGCAAGGAGAAACTAACCCTATTTAAACTAAAATGATTCTGAAACTCCATTGCAAGGCATTACCACTAGGGGCGCAACGATTAATTGTCTATCACGACTCATGAGGTATCGTATCCTATCGCAATAGAGGTATGTGTTGATTGTATGGTTATACAAGACCAGAAAGCATTCCAtcgctcattgtagttcacctagtggctcttgaatgaagaatacgtGTGTTTAATAGTTAGTATGAATATATATTCTTCCTAACAAGTTTAGTCTTTTTACAAAATAGTCATTAAATGCCATTCagtgatcatttgatcttattgtgtATCATTCAGTAGCCCATCAGAGCCCTCACATGCATCCGTACACGTTGCATGGCAGCCTGCATAGCGAGATGCGTATCGTATCCTAGCCTTAGTGTATCACTATACCATACGTTAGAGGACCAGGGACAGCAAAAcattaaacacagaaacaaatctGTGAATTAGACAATAACAATAGCAATAAAGGCACTGTTTATCGGTGTCTAATCGCAATAAAACCCTGCTTGTTGGGTAGTTGGACTTGTCTATACGATAGTTCTTTACCTTCTACCGGACGGCAATGCCCTCCAATCAGGGTTCAACTGCTTGAATAGAATTAGACAACAAGACCCACTGCTGTATTGGAAGATGCAGAGCTGGGGGAGGCTTACTTGTGTTGATTAGAAACTGGTTCGATACCCCCGGGTGATCAACGTCATGGATCGCACTGGCAAAGATAGCAGCCAGGATCTCTAGGTCTGTAAACACAGCCTAGGAAAAATAAGATTTCAGATTATTACCAAAATATCACTCAATTTCTCTTTTCTATAGTAGATTCGTTTAGTGTAATATGTATTTACTCAATGCAGTATGCATTACAATAGTACCATTGCTAAATAACCTAATGTAATTAAGTAGTGTTCCAGTAAGCCCAAATGATGGAGCACTAATTCCCTGATAACTTATATTTAGGTTAATGATGCTGTGTAAATGGTCGTTTTAAACCATTCATATCTTGAATGACAATGGAGAGCTGATTTAGGGTTTCTTCATATTGTAACCTGTATAACTTCTAAACATCTGGGTGGATAGCTCTGAAAGGTTGTATAcaggaaagaaacaaaaaacacccCAAAACCCACCCCCTGATTTAATAAGAGCTCTGTAACCTATTTTACACTTTAACCTATTGGGGATATTTATAACCGATGTTTCTGTATCGCTTTaggattaaacacatttaaacatttaaactaacTGGAATGTTTGTACCACTCAGAAATGCCATCACAAGAACCCCTCTATCACTTCAATGATTGTGTACAAGACTGCATGCACACAGCATTTAATTGTGTAGGTAAAAGACAGAAGACACTTTGACTACATGCTCTTACTACTATGTGAACACTAAGGCCACATCCTGTATTTGGAATGCAAATGTTTCACAACGGTTAGATGTTTAAAATCTATCACTGTACCAACCCTTGTGCCAGTTCATTCTCAGTTCAATGTAGTGCTTGTGTACGTGTAGTTTGGCAGCTGTTCTCACCTCCAGTGCTGGTGTGGAGAGGAGCACGTGGGTAGACTGGACCACGTCAGCTGCGTGGATGTTGTTGTGATACGCCACGTCCGAGTGGTAGTGATCTTCCAGGGTCATCATGAAGGTGATAAACGTGTCGACAGGGATCTTAAAGGACTTCAACAGGTCTCTCTCCTGATTCAGGGAGGGAAAACCATAAGAAACTTCAATCAAGGATGCAAACCTTACAGCTAGTGCTGTCAGGTGACTATTTTAACAATCTTAACACTTAAtgccactgctctgtactgtgtattaataccactgctctgtactgtgtattaataccactgctctgtactgtattaataccactgctctgtactgtattaataccactgctctgtactgtattaataccactgctctgcactgtgtattaataccactgctctgtactgtattaataccactgctctgtactgtattaataccactgctctgtactgtgtattaataccactgctctgtactgtattaataccactgctctgtactgtattaataccactgctctgtactgtattaataccactgctctgcactgtgtattaataccactgctctgtactgtattaataccactgc
Coding sequences within:
- the LOC117428892 gene encoding cAMP-specific 3',5'-cyclic phosphodiesterase 4D-like isoform X3, with protein sequence MECTTLSREGAGMAKPPKHLWRQPRTHIRIKQRYHSDTERYCKSVEKCRPGLKKPRMSWPSSFHKRFDVENGLSVGRSPLDPQASPGSGLILQANFPHSQRRESFLYRSDSDFDLSPKAMSRNSSTTSELHGEDMIVTPFAQVLASLRTVRSNFAVLTHLQERVTNKRSSGSNPPSMCKANLPEETYQKLAIETLEELDWCLDQLETLQTRHSVSEMASNKFKRMLNRELTHLSETSRSGNQVSEFISNTFLDKQHEVEIMSPIQKDKDKTKQPMCQISGVKKLTHSTILNTCSIPRFGVKTDKEGPLTKELEEINRWGLDVFKIAEYSGNRPLTVVMYTIFQERDLLKSFKIPVDTFITFMMTLEDHYHSDVAYHNNIHAADVVQSTHVLLSTPALEAVFTDLEILAAIFASAIHDVDHPGVSNQFLINTNSELALMYNDSSVLENHHLAVGFKLLHEENCDVFQNLSKKQRQSLRKMVIDMVLATDMSKHMNLLADLKTMVETKKVTSLGVLLLDNYSDRIQVLQNIVHCADLSNPTKPLQLYRQWTDRIMVEFFTQGDRERDKDMEISPMCDKHNASIEKSQVGFIDYIVHPLWETWADLVHPDAQDILDALEDNREWYQSMITHSPSPPPQEREKEGGAAGEKFQFELTLEEEEESDTEQDDMESPVDEETSDSRTPVTDNSESGEGIPGAATAQDSITACAKAMMNVDNHNPARRTLARCGSMNVPEAETRAMSVEEKDYLVDKEGNVMYLPLGT
- the LOC117428892 gene encoding cAMP-specific 3',5'-cyclic phosphodiesterase 4D-like isoform X1, whose translation is MRKSRSSLCFLPSEHSRDSAELHAANLDPGLGAVRRRCSGTPQLPPLSQRRSSQDCSKVLDPECSRPAFFMLGDRSLTTIKSSLLEASFDVENGLSVGRSPLDPQASPGSGLILQANFPHSQRRESFLYRSDSDFDLSPKAMSRNSSTTSELHGEDMIVTPFAQVLASLRTVRSNFAVLTHLQERVTNKRSSGSNPPSMCKANLPEETYQKLAIETLEELDWCLDQLETLQTRHSVSEMASNKFKRMLNRELTHLSETSRSGNQVSEFISNTFLDKQHEVEIMSPIQKDKDKTKQPMCQISGVKKLTHSTILNTCSIPRFGVKTDKEGPLTKELEEINRWGLDVFKIAEYSGNRPLTVVMYTIFQERDLLKSFKIPVDTFITFMMTLEDHYHSDVAYHNNIHAADVVQSTHVLLSTPALEAVFTDLEILAAIFASAIHDVDHPGVSNQFLINTNSELALMYNDSSVLENHHLAVGFKLLHEENCDVFQNLSKKQRQSLRKMVIDMVLATDMSKHMNLLADLKTMVETKKVTSLGVLLLDNYSDRIQVLQNIVHCADLSNPTKPLQLYRQWTDRIMVEFFTQGDRERDKDMEISPMCDKHNASIEKSQVGFIDYIVHPLWETWADLVHPDAQDILDALEDNREWYQSMITHSPSPPPQEREKEGGAAGEKFQFELTLEEEEESDTEQDDMESPVDEETSDSRTPVTDNSESGEGIPGAATAQDSITACAKAMMNVDNHNPARRTLARCGSMNVPEAETRAMSVEEKDYLVDKEGNVMYLPLGT
- the LOC117428892 gene encoding cAMP-specific 3',5'-cyclic phosphodiesterase 4D-like isoform X2, which codes for MSERLEAVRGSEDCPPKLKIPMSSGNSPSASPKMSPRNSPRNSPRNSPWNSPLLFRKLMVNQSIRLQRRFTVAHTPSFDVENGLSVGRSPLDPQASPGSGLILQANFPHSQRRESFLYRSDSDFDLSPKAMSRNSSTTSELHGEDMIVTPFAQVLASLRTVRSNFAVLTHLQERVTNKRSSGSNPPSMCKANLPEETYQKLAIETLEELDWCLDQLETLQTRHSVSEMASNKFKRMLNRELTHLSETSRSGNQVSEFISNTFLDKQHEVEIMSPIQKDKDKTKQPMCQISGVKKLTHSTILNTCSIPRFGVKTDKEGPLTKELEEINRWGLDVFKIAEYSGNRPLTVVMYTIFQERDLLKSFKIPVDTFITFMMTLEDHYHSDVAYHNNIHAADVVQSTHVLLSTPALEAVFTDLEILAAIFASAIHDVDHPGVSNQFLINTNSELALMYNDSSVLENHHLAVGFKLLHEENCDVFQNLSKKQRQSLRKMVIDMVLATDMSKHMNLLADLKTMVETKKVTSLGVLLLDNYSDRIQVLQNIVHCADLSNPTKPLQLYRQWTDRIMVEFFTQGDRERDKDMEISPMCDKHNASIEKSQVGFIDYIVHPLWETWADLVHPDAQDILDALEDNREWYQSMITHSPSPPPQEREKEGGAAGEKFQFELTLEEEEESDTEQDDMESPVDEETSDSRTPVTDNSESGEGIPGAATAQDSITACAKAMMNVDNHNPARRTLARCGSMNVPEAETRAMSVEEKDYLVDKEGNVMYLPLGT
- the LOC117428892 gene encoding cAMP-specific 3',5'-cyclic phosphodiesterase 4D-like isoform X4; translation: MSLPTNCGFLTTTDLSLKLRNGNIFGSPCAVNRPIDIVQKRKRFDVENGLSVGRSPLDPQASPGSGLILQANFPHSQRRESFLYRSDSDFDLSPKAMSRNSSTTSELHGEDMIVTPFAQVLASLRTVRSNFAVLTHLQERVTNKRSSGSNPPSMCKANLPEETYQKLAIETLEELDWCLDQLETLQTRHSVSEMASNKFKRMLNRELTHLSETSRSGNQVSEFISNTFLDKQHEVEIMSPIQKDKDKTKQPMCQISGVKKLTHSTILNTCSIPRFGVKTDKEGPLTKELEEINRWGLDVFKIAEYSGNRPLTVVMYTIFQERDLLKSFKIPVDTFITFMMTLEDHYHSDVAYHNNIHAADVVQSTHVLLSTPALEAVFTDLEILAAIFASAIHDVDHPGVSNQFLINTNSELALMYNDSSVLENHHLAVGFKLLHEENCDVFQNLSKKQRQSLRKMVIDMVLATDMSKHMNLLADLKTMVETKKVTSLGVLLLDNYSDRIQVLQNIVHCADLSNPTKPLQLYRQWTDRIMVEFFTQGDRERDKDMEISPMCDKHNASIEKSQVGFIDYIVHPLWETWADLVHPDAQDILDALEDNREWYQSMITHSPSPPPQEREKEGGAAGEKFQFELTLEEEEESDTEQDDMESPVDEETSDSRTPVTDNSESGEGIPGAATAQDSITACAKAMMNVDNHNPARRTLARCGSMNVPEAETRAMSVEEKDYLVDKEGNVMYLPLGT
- the LOC117428892 gene encoding cAMP-specific 3',5'-cyclic phosphodiesterase 4D-like isoform X5, which encodes MPEVKYLLSVSWRYIKFKRMLNRELTHLSETSRSGNQVSEFISNTFLDKQHEVEIMSPIQKDKDKTKQPMCQISGVKKLTHSTILNTCSIPRFGVKTDKEGPLTKELEEINRWGLDVFKIAEYSGNRPLTVVMYTIFQERDLLKSFKIPVDTFITFMMTLEDHYHSDVAYHNNIHAADVVQSTHVLLSTPALEAVFTDLEILAAIFASAIHDVDHPGVSNQFLINTNSELALMYNDSSVLENHHLAVGFKLLHEENCDVFQNLSKKQRQSLRKMVIDMVLATDMSKHMNLLADLKTMVETKKVTSLGVLLLDNYSDRIQVLQNIVHCADLSNPTKPLQLYRQWTDRIMVEFFTQGDRERDKDMEISPMCDKHNASIEKSQVGFIDYIVHPLWETWADLVHPDAQDILDALEDNREWYQSMITHSPSPPPQEREKEGGAAGEKFQFELTLEEEEESDTEQDDMESPVDEETSDSRTPVTDNSESGEGIPGAATAQDSITACAKAMMNVDNHNPARRTLARCGSMNVPEAETRAMSVEEKDYLVDKEGNVMYLPLGT